The following coding sequences lie in one Streptomyces albofaciens JCM 4342 genomic window:
- a CDS encoding MerR family transcriptional regulator, translating into MRIGELAERAGTTTRTLRYYEARGLLHAERTPNGHRSYDESDLRLLQQIRMLQRFGFELEETRPFVECLRAGHPSGDSCPASLQVYRRKLAELDTCIAQLQDVREQVGNELARAEQALGELANASLQPGGPQPQCELSSPGA; encoded by the coding sequence ATGCGGATCGGAGAGCTTGCCGAGCGGGCCGGGACGACCACCCGAACCCTGCGGTATTACGAAGCGCGCGGACTGTTGCACGCCGAACGTACGCCGAACGGCCACCGCTCCTACGACGAATCCGACCTGCGGCTTCTCCAGCAGATCCGCATGCTGCAACGCTTCGGCTTCGAGTTGGAGGAGACCCGGCCCTTCGTGGAGTGCCTGCGCGCCGGCCACCCGTCCGGCGATTCCTGCCCCGCTTCGCTTCAGGTGTACCGCCGCAAGCTCGCCGAGCTGGACACCTGTATCGCCCAGCTCCAGGACGTACGGGAGCAGGTCGGCAACGAGCTCGCCCGCGCCGAACAGGCCCTCGGCGAGTTGGCCAACGCCTCCCTTCAGCCCGGCGGGCCCCAACCACAGTGCGAGCTGTCCTCACCCGGTGCCTGA
- a CDS encoding MFS transporter, with amino-acid sequence MPLALLALTIGAFGIGMTEFAVMGLLPDVAAGFGVSIPLAGYATTLYALGVVVGAPLMTVLGTRMTRKQMLMLLMGLFVVGNLLTAVAPVFAVMLAGRIVSSFAHGAFFGIGSLVAADLVAPHKRAGAISMMFAGLTVANVVGVPTGTLLAQQINWRATFVAIALLGVLGLLGVAKLVPAQRVRAAAPMGQEIAAFRNPQVGLAMLMTVLGFGGVFAAVTYLASMMTEVTGFAASSVIWLTAVFGLGMVAGNLISGRFTDRYMMPMLYMSLVGLALSLAAFSLVAHHKALATVTIALIGAFGFATVPPLQKRIMDQASAAPTLASVGNIAAFNFGNALAAWLGGIVIAAGLGLTAPNWVGVGMTLLALVVAVVAGALERRGNRSGKDGLDTRESRVAAAGAGSGTGGAEETAAAAVRG; translated from the coding sequence ATGCCTCTCGCCCTCCTGGCGCTCACCATCGGCGCCTTCGGGATCGGGATGACCGAGTTCGCGGTGATGGGGCTGCTGCCCGACGTGGCCGCCGGCTTCGGCGTCTCCATCCCGCTGGCCGGGTACGCGACCACGCTCTACGCGCTCGGCGTCGTCGTCGGCGCCCCGCTGATGACCGTTCTCGGCACCCGTATGACCCGTAAGCAGATGCTGATGCTGCTGATGGGGCTGTTCGTGGTGGGCAACCTGCTCACCGCCGTGGCGCCGGTCTTCGCGGTGATGCTCGCCGGGCGGATCGTTTCCTCCTTCGCCCACGGCGCGTTCTTCGGCATCGGATCACTGGTGGCCGCGGACCTCGTCGCCCCGCACAAGCGGGCCGGCGCCATCTCGATGATGTTCGCCGGCCTGACCGTCGCGAACGTGGTGGGCGTACCGACCGGCACCCTGCTCGCCCAGCAGATCAACTGGCGCGCCACCTTCGTCGCCATCGCCCTCCTGGGCGTGCTCGGCCTGCTCGGCGTCGCCAAGCTGGTGCCCGCGCAGCGCGTCCGGGCAGCGGCGCCGATGGGCCAGGAAATCGCGGCCTTCCGCAACCCGCAGGTCGGTCTCGCGATGCTGATGACCGTCCTCGGCTTCGGCGGCGTCTTCGCGGCCGTCACCTATCTCGCCTCGATGATGACCGAGGTCACCGGCTTTGCGGCGTCGTCCGTCATCTGGCTGACGGCCGTCTTCGGCCTGGGCATGGTGGCCGGGAACCTGATTTCGGGGCGGTTCACCGACCGCTACATGATGCCGATGCTGTACATGTCCCTGGTCGGGCTCGCGCTCTCGCTGGCCGCGTTCAGCCTCGTCGCGCACCACAAGGCCCTGGCGACCGTCACCATCGCCCTCATCGGTGCCTTCGGTTTCGCGACCGTACCGCCGCTTCAGAAGCGGATCATGGACCAGGCGTCGGCGGCGCCCACCCTGGCCTCGGTGGGCAACATCGCGGCCTTCAACTTCGGCAACGCCCTGGCCGCCTGGCTGGGCGGCATCGTCATCGCGGCCGGGCTCGGGCTGACCGCGCCGAACTGGGTCGGAGTGGGGATGACCCTCCTGGCGCTGGTCGTCGCGGTCGTGGCCGGGGCGCTGGAGCGTCGGGGCAACCGGAGCGGTAAGGACGGCCTGGACACCCGTGAGAGC
- the def gene encoding peptide deformylase, whose translation MPVRHDRTTRTADRRVRVQGRPVDSYPALPPEAERGSERRITEIGEEVLSRPCQEVTGFGSAELSTLIDDMFLSMHIADGAGLAANQVGVDLRLFVYDCPDDDGIRHVGHIINPVLDVPEPGGRRLIEACEGCLSVPGATMTVPRTDRAVVRGLDKDGNPLVIEGTGYFARCLQHETDHLLGHTYLDRLSKRDRKEALRQMADRREEVFARRVQKAALLGR comes from the coding sequence ATGCCTGTTCGTCACGACCGGACGACGCGTACCGCAGACCGGCGAGTCCGTGTGCAGGGCCGCCCCGTCGATTCCTACCCCGCTCTTCCCCCGGAGGCGGAGCGGGGTTCGGAACGACGGATCACGGAAATCGGTGAGGAAGTTCTGAGCCGCCCGTGCCAGGAAGTGACCGGCTTCGGCTCCGCCGAGCTGTCCACGCTCATCGACGACATGTTCCTGAGCATGCACATAGCCGACGGCGCCGGCCTGGCCGCCAATCAGGTCGGTGTCGACCTGCGGCTGTTCGTGTACGACTGCCCGGACGACGACGGCATCCGGCACGTCGGCCACATCATCAACCCGGTCCTGGACGTACCCGAACCCGGCGGTCGCCGACTCATCGAAGCATGCGAAGGCTGCCTGTCCGTACCCGGCGCCACCATGACGGTCCCCCGTACGGACCGTGCCGTCGTCCGTGGTCTCGACAAGGACGGAAACCCCCTCGTCATCGAAGGCACGGGCTACTTCGCACGGTGCCTTCAGCACGAGACCGACCACCTCCTCGGCCACACCTATCTCGACCGGCTGTCCAAGCGGGACCGCAAGGAAGCTCTGCGGCAGATGGCGGACCGTCGCGAGGAGGTCTTCGCGCGACGCGTGCAGAAGGCGGCCCTTCTGGGCCGGTGA
- a CDS encoding pyridoxal-phosphate-dependent aminotransferase family protein yields the protein MTDATAVNTTSDAPDLLDLPPLTAGHFARIEDKVAALMRTRADVVATQGEALLPLEACIRSAVGPGSTALNIVTGPYGETFGGWLRSCGAEVVTISAPFTGAVSPEQVAEALREHPAIDFVSLVHAEAATGNTNPVAEIGAVVREHGALLMLDAVASVGAEPLLTDEWGVDLCVIGGQKALAGPAGVSAVSVSARAWERIAANGQAPRRSYLSLLDWKERWIDGGRTALPHAPAQLEMLALEQAVDRVDAEGLDAAITRHRAAAAAVRAGVRALGALSPYVVRDEDAAPVATTLRAPSDMDAREIVSAALDAAEGPVAVPVQAAAGALAKEMIRVNHYGRAAERGVVLASLAALAAGLRVLGVTVDGDGAASVAGAAWDEVMAG from the coding sequence GTGACTGACGCGACCGCCGTGAACACGACCTCCGACGCCCCGGACCTGCTCGACCTGCCGCCGCTCACCGCCGGACACTTCGCGCGGATCGAGGACAAGGTCGCAGCACTGATGCGGACCCGGGCCGATGTGGTGGCCACGCAGGGCGAGGCGCTGCTCCCCCTGGAGGCGTGCATCCGTTCCGCCGTGGGGCCCGGCAGCACCGCGCTCAACATCGTGACCGGACCGTACGGCGAGACCTTCGGCGGCTGGCTGCGGTCGTGCGGTGCCGAGGTCGTCACGATCAGTGCGCCGTTCACGGGGGCCGTGAGCCCGGAGCAGGTGGCCGAGGCGCTGCGCGAGCACCCGGCCATCGACTTCGTGAGCCTGGTGCACGCCGAGGCGGCGACCGGCAACACCAACCCCGTCGCCGAGATCGGGGCCGTCGTACGTGAGCACGGCGCGCTGCTGATGCTGGACGCGGTCGCCTCGGTGGGCGCCGAACCGCTGCTCACCGACGAGTGGGGAGTGGACCTGTGCGTGATCGGCGGGCAGAAGGCACTGGCGGGCCCGGCCGGCGTGTCCGCCGTTTCCGTGAGCGCCCGCGCCTGGGAGCGCATCGCAGCCAATGGACAGGCGCCTCGCCGCTCCTATCTGTCGCTCCTGGACTGGAAGGAGCGCTGGATCGACGGGGGCCGTACCGCGCTGCCGCACGCGCCGGCGCAGCTGGAGATGCTGGCCCTGGAGCAGGCTGTGGACCGTGTCGACGCGGAAGGGCTCGACGCGGCCATCACCCGGCACCGGGCGGCTGCCGCAGCGGTACGGGCCGGAGTGCGGGCGCTCGGTGCGTTGTCCCCGTACGTTGTCCGGGACGAGGACGCGGCTCCGGTGGCCACGACGCTGCGCGCACCCTCCGACATGGACGCCCGCGAGATCGTCTCCGCCGCGCTGGACGCGGCGGAGGGGCCGGTCGCAGTGCCCGTGCAGGCCGCCGCGGGTGCGCTCGCCAAGGAAATGATCCGCGTCAACCACTACGGCCGGGCCGCGGAGCGGGGTGTGGTGCTGGCGTCCCTCGCCGCGCTGGCAGCAGGTCTGCGCGTGCTCGGCGTGACGGTGGACGGTGACGGGGCGGCTTCGGTGGCCGGCGCGGCCTGGGATGAGGTCATGGCGGGCTGA
- a CDS encoding winged helix-turn-helix domain-containing protein: protein MTEDDLAAHAHRTRDADAVLPEHEVRTALLDLLAEVGTVTATEAAARLGYSSGLCSFHLRQLARHGRIEEAPHRGGRARPWRLTRRDAASGTPEEEQFGNLARGLEDESWQRWLTQRDQAPVEWRNDEAFSAVAYLTPEEMSRVAEAIRRVLAPYQDREQRPLARPDGAHPVALIARLFPLLSETTGDGNSE, encoded by the coding sequence GTGACTGAGGATGATCTCGCCGCGCACGCCCACCGGACGCGTGACGCCGACGCCGTGTTGCCCGAGCACGAGGTCCGTACGGCCTTGCTGGACCTGTTGGCGGAAGTCGGCACCGTCACCGCGACCGAAGCCGCCGCACGGCTGGGCTACAGCTCCGGGCTCTGCTCGTTCCACCTTCGCCAACTCGCGCGGCACGGACGCATCGAGGAGGCCCCGCACCGTGGGGGCCGCGCACGGCCTTGGCGCCTGACGCGGCGCGACGCCGCCTCCGGTACGCCCGAGGAGGAGCAGTTCGGAAACTTGGCGCGTGGCCTGGAGGACGAGAGCTGGCAGCGATGGCTCACCCAACGCGACCAAGCACCGGTCGAATGGCGCAACGACGAAGCCTTCAGCGCGGTCGCCTACCTGACGCCCGAAGAGATGAGCCGGGTCGCCGAGGCCATCCGACGGGTACTGGCCCCCTATCAGGACCGCGAGCAGCGTCCTCTGGCCCGACCTGACGGTGCCCATCCGGTGGCGCTCATCGCCCGGTTGTTCCCGTTGCTTTCGGAGACGACGGGTGATGGGAATTCGGAGTGA
- a CDS encoding serine hydrolase domain-containing protein — MPETRRALVRRLAVGQAEGRAPSMTGAVVRGGRVAWTGSRDGSCPDGAGGVDVQYRIGSITKTFVAVLVMRLRDERLLTLEDRIGEHLSGSPDPDVTIAQLLSHSSGLAAEARGPWWERTPGSLRQTPGDLFEDNPRRLPAGRRFHYSNPAYALLGSLVEQKRGGQTWGEVLRREVLEPLGMSHTSLLPEAPHADGWAVHPWADVLLPEPAEDTGLMGPAGQLWSTVEDLGRWAAFLTYGDDRVLGAATLAEMRTPAVPPEGTQWDAGYGLGIQLTRRNGRLLFGHTGSMPGFQSSLWIDGAEDVAGIALTNCTSGPAISAIAADLAGIVAEREPRIPEPWRPLAGPLDEDLLALTGPWYWGAHPYVLRLRADRGLEISLMSGPGGRASRFRAEADGTWTGLDGYFAGEKLRVVRNEGDGSVSHLDLGTFVFTRGPYAPAGPVPGGVDAEGWRGR; from the coding sequence TTGCCGGAGACGCGGCGGGCGCTGGTCCGGCGCCTGGCCGTGGGCCAGGCGGAGGGGCGCGCGCCGTCGATGACAGGAGCGGTCGTACGGGGCGGGCGGGTGGCCTGGACGGGTTCCCGCGACGGTTCCTGCCCTGATGGCGCCGGTGGGGTGGACGTGCAGTACCGGATCGGGTCGATCACCAAGACGTTTGTCGCGGTGCTGGTGATGCGGCTGCGAGACGAACGGCTGCTGACGCTGGAAGACCGGATCGGCGAACATCTGTCGGGCAGCCCGGACCCCGACGTGACCATCGCCCAACTGCTCTCGCACAGCTCCGGGCTGGCGGCGGAAGCCCGCGGGCCCTGGTGGGAACGGACGCCCGGCTCGTTGCGGCAGACGCCCGGTGACCTCTTCGAAGACAACCCCCGCCGACTGCCCGCCGGGCGCCGATTCCACTACTCCAACCCGGCCTACGCCCTGCTGGGCTCGCTGGTCGAGCAGAAGCGGGGCGGACAGACCTGGGGCGAAGTGCTGCGCCGTGAGGTGCTGGAGCCGCTGGGCATGAGCCATACGTCGCTCCTCCCTGAGGCCCCGCATGCCGACGGCTGGGCCGTGCACCCGTGGGCGGATGTGCTGCTGCCGGAGCCCGCCGAGGACACCGGGCTGATGGGCCCGGCCGGACAGCTGTGGTCCACGGTGGAAGACCTGGGAAGGTGGGCGGCCTTCCTGACGTACGGGGACGACCGGGTGCTCGGTGCCGCCACCCTGGCCGAGATGCGGACACCCGCCGTACCGCCCGAGGGCACGCAGTGGGACGCCGGCTACGGGCTCGGCATCCAGCTCACACGGCGCAACGGCCGCCTGCTGTTCGGCCACACCGGTTCGATGCCCGGCTTCCAGTCCTCCCTGTGGATCGACGGGGCGGAGGACGTCGCCGGCATCGCTCTGACGAACTGCACGTCGGGGCCCGCGATCAGCGCCATCGCGGCCGACCTGGCCGGGATCGTCGCGGAGCGGGAGCCGAGGATCCCCGAGCCGTGGCGTCCGCTGGCCGGCCCGCTGGACGAAGACCTACTGGCACTCACCGGACCCTGGTACTGGGGCGCGCACCCGTACGTGCTGCGGTTGCGTGCGGACCGGGGCCTGGAGATCTCGCTGATGTCGGGGCCGGGTGGGCGTGCCTCGCGGTTCCGCGCGGAGGCCGACGGCACGTGGACCGGGCTCGACGGTTACTTCGCGGGCGAGAAGCTGCGCGTAGTCCGGAACGAGGGCGACGGCTCGGTGAGCCACCTGGACCTGGGCACCTTCGTTTTCACCCGTGGCCCGTACGCGCCTGCCGGGCCGGTACCGGGCGGTGTCGACGCCGAGGGCTGGCGCGGGCGCTGA
- a CDS encoding MerR family transcriptional regulator yields MLIGELAERSGSSERLLRYYERAGLLRPERLPNGYRTYAESDVTAVRRIRALLAAGLPTRIIRQVLPCTTGTAAVHPCPGVLDALHAQLRDLDRRSADLAAARQALQKTIDEATARQAPKPTDNAAPTARMEPKSTTRQPRRTT; encoded by the coding sequence GTGCTGATCGGTGAGTTGGCCGAGCGGTCCGGGAGCAGCGAACGGCTGTTGCGCTACTACGAGCGGGCGGGTCTGCTCCGTCCCGAGCGCCTGCCCAACGGCTACCGGACCTACGCCGAATCCGACGTCACCGCCGTACGACGCATCCGCGCGCTCCTCGCCGCCGGGCTCCCCACCCGCATCATCCGTCAGGTGCTGCCCTGCACGACCGGCACCGCCGCCGTACACCCCTGCCCCGGGGTGCTCGACGCTCTCCACGCCCAGCTACGCGACCTCGACCGCCGCTCCGCCGACCTCGCTGCCGCTCGTCAGGCACTGCAAAAGACCATCGACGAGGCAACAGCGCGGCAGGCACCGAAGCCTACGGACAACGCAGCGCCTACGGCCCGTATGGAGCCCAAGAGCACGACCCGCCAGCCCCGCAGAACCACCTGA
- a CDS encoding amidohydrolase family protein → MIIDGHSHVHDPLDIHLSALDDAGVDRTVLFPTRPHPERATDLVSLRHEMSVLDRALAGGSAGGSGAAGDDGYAKAWQELDAALAAQPSRFLGFGAVPLGRTADETAAWVEREVVGRGLYGIGELTPPPDRAALVEPVLRAAADHRGLPVVVHGYAPTSAADLHTLTDLAARYPKVPLVISQLGGSHWMQAIELARTTPNVYLELSTAHLIFAVRLAIRELPARTLFGSDAPYGDPVVARTTVERVTRPGEVRERVLGGNLAVLLGLS, encoded by the coding sequence GTGATCATCGACGGCCACAGCCATGTCCACGACCCGCTCGACATCCACCTGTCCGCGTTGGACGACGCGGGGGTGGACCGTACGGTCCTCTTCCCCACCCGTCCGCATCCCGAACGAGCGACGGACCTGGTGTCCCTACGCCATGAGATGAGCGTGTTGGACCGGGCGTTGGCGGGGGGCTCCGCCGGCGGCTCGGGGGCCGCTGGGGACGATGGGTACGCCAAAGCGTGGCAGGAGCTGGACGCGGCGCTGGCCGCTCAGCCGTCGCGCTTCCTGGGCTTCGGGGCCGTTCCCTTGGGCCGTACTGCTGACGAGACCGCGGCCTGGGTGGAGCGAGAGGTGGTGGGCCGAGGGCTGTACGGCATCGGGGAGCTCACCCCGCCGCCGGATCGGGCGGCACTGGTGGAGCCGGTGCTTCGAGCGGCCGCCGACCACCGCGGGCTTCCGGTGGTGGTGCACGGCTACGCCCCCACGAGCGCGGCGGACCTGCACACCCTGACCGACCTGGCCGCCCGCTATCCGAAGGTGCCGTTGGTGATCAGCCAACTGGGCGGGAGCCATTGGATGCAGGCGATCGAACTCGCCCGGACCACACCCAACGTCTACCTGGAGCTCTCCACCGCCCACCTGATCTTCGCGGTGCGTCTTGCGATCCGCGAACTGCCCGCCCGCACCCTCTTCGGCTCGGACGCTCCCTATGGTGACCCGGTCGTCGCCCGAACTACGGTGGAACGGGTCACACGGCCCGGGGAGGTCCGCGAGCGGGTGCTGGGCGGGAATCTGGCCGTGCTGCTGGGGCTGTCGTGA
- a CDS encoding YunG family protein, giving the protein MIPWTLTDITEAVRASWAADTCSPDDLARDGWSSDNPSWGHCDITALVVNDFFGGGLMVGEVHLEGEGHGHHWWNRLPSGIEIDLTLEQFRLGQVVTGGRAVRRPTGRPAPRWDEYEMLRDRVRSRLGGYPGR; this is encoded by the coding sequence ATGATTCCTTGGACTCTCACCGACATCACCGAAGCGGTGCGCGCGAGTTGGGCCGCTGACACGTGCTCTCCCGACGACCTGGCCCGGGACGGCTGGTCCAGCGACAACCCTTCCTGGGGCCATTGCGACATCACCGCGCTCGTCGTGAACGACTTCTTCGGCGGGGGCCTCATGGTCGGCGAAGTGCACCTTGAGGGGGAAGGGCACGGTCATCACTGGTGGAACCGGCTCCCCAGCGGCATCGAGATCGACCTCACTCTGGAGCAGTTCCGGCTCGGGCAGGTGGTGACCGGGGGCCGGGCCGTGCGACGCCCCACAGGTCGGCCGGCTCCGCGCTGGGATGAGTACGAGATGCTGCGTGACCGGGTCCGAAGCAGGCTCGGCGGATACCCCGGTAGGTGA
- a CDS encoding MerR family transcriptional regulator: MGLTPSALRFYDDCDVLRPIRVDPASGYRFYGPEQEVRGVLLRRLRAAGLPLVDVRVVLDGGEAEARTVLRTHLERTRRTADTARVLVEGLLRDLPGGASEQPLGRAVVGGAELASAVRQVGPAVADAGTQQEFPVLGCVLIEVGDGELRLVATDRYRLAVRVLRAGTVDGGPCRVLVDAAELADMAAWALRRQYVDVEVYGDGGCLVGAGGERRAFVGRTEEYPDYRLVLDGLNDVRHRVIVDREALREAFAEREKGAVLTVRSGAQEAAISGDGGSRVTVSAVCTGPSLRVAFDPAVLVPALDAGVGPDVLLEFASGAEPVVVRSADQGSFTTLVMPVRELVSRETD; the protein is encoded by the coding sequence GTGGGGCTGACTCCCAGCGCGCTGCGTTTCTACGACGATTGCGATGTCCTGCGGCCCATCAGGGTCGATCCGGCGAGCGGGTACCGGTTCTACGGGCCCGAGCAGGAAGTCCGGGGCGTACTTCTGCGCCGGCTGCGTGCGGCGGGACTGCCACTGGTGGACGTCAGAGTCGTGCTCGACGGTGGCGAAGCGGAAGCCCGTACGGTGCTTCGCACGCACCTGGAGCGCACGCGACGGACCGCGGACACCGCGCGGGTTCTGGTGGAGGGGCTGCTCCGCGATCTCCCGGGGGGAGCGTCGGAGCAGCCCCTGGGGCGGGCCGTCGTCGGGGGTGCGGAGCTGGCCAGTGCGGTACGGCAGGTGGGGCCCGCCGTGGCGGATGCCGGGACGCAGCAGGAGTTCCCCGTCCTTGGGTGCGTGTTGATCGAAGTCGGCGACGGGGAGCTGCGGTTGGTCGCCACCGATCGGTACCGGCTCGCGGTCCGTGTGCTGCGGGCCGGGACGGTGGACGGTGGCCCGTGCCGGGTGCTCGTCGATGCCGCGGAACTGGCGGACATGGCGGCCTGGGCCCTGCGGCGGCAGTACGTCGATGTCGAGGTGTACGGCGATGGCGGGTGCCTGGTCGGGGCGGGCGGTGAGCGGCGTGCGTTCGTGGGGCGGACGGAGGAGTACCCCGATTACCGGCTGGTGCTGGACGGCCTGAATGACGTACGGCATCGGGTGATTGTGGACCGGGAAGCGCTGCGCGAAGCGTTCGCCGAGCGGGAGAAGGGCGCCGTGCTCACTGTGCGGTCCGGAGCGCAGGAGGCGGCCATCAGCGGAGATGGCGGCAGCCGGGTCACGGTGAGTGCGGTGTGCACGGGCCCGTCGCTACGGGTGGCTTTCGACCCGGCGGTGCTCGTACCCGCGCTGGATGCGGGCGTAGGCCCCGATGTGTTGCTGGAATTCGCCTCCGGTGCGGAACCGGTTGTCGTGCGCTCCGCTGATCAAGGCAGCTTCACGACCTTGGTGATGCCGGTGCGGGAGCTTGTTTCACGTGAAACGGACTGA
- a CDS encoding MarR family winged helix-turn-helix transcriptional regulator, producing MTQQTRQAPRQDRQQTQPSARRDGQGNQARTADGHSDTDTPGQGCPVGGGSAPALAQGWCALSALHGRIESHIERALQARHDLSVREFSVLNVLSEQHDGPGGHLRMHQVADSVVLSQSATTRLVTRLEDRRLLSRYLCPDDRRGIYTNVTDEGRRLLEEARPTHDAALREALQDAAKRPELAPLVTAVETLAPHA from the coding sequence ATGACGCAGCAGACCCGGCAGGCGCCGCGGCAGGACCGGCAGCAGACGCAGCCGTCGGCGCGGCGGGACGGGCAGGGAAACCAGGCGCGGACGGCGGACGGGCACTCGGACACGGACACGCCGGGCCAGGGCTGTCCCGTCGGCGGCGGATCCGCCCCGGCCCTCGCCCAGGGCTGGTGCGCCCTCTCCGCCCTGCACGGCCGTATCGAGTCGCACATCGAGCGCGCGCTCCAGGCCCGGCACGACCTCAGCGTCCGGGAGTTCTCCGTACTGAACGTGCTCAGCGAGCAGCACGACGGACCGGGCGGCCATCTGCGCATGCACCAGGTCGCGGACTCCGTCGTCCTCAGCCAGAGCGCCACGACCCGCCTGGTCACCCGCCTGGAAGACCGCCGCCTGCTCTCCCGCTATCTGTGCCCGGACGACCGGCGCGGCATCTACACCAACGTCACCGACGAGGGCCGCCGCCTGCTCGAAGAGGCCCGGCCGACGCATGACGCGGCGCTGCGCGAAGCCCTCCAGGACGCCGCGAAACGCCCCGAACTGGCCCCCCTGGTGACGGCGGTGGAAACCCTCGCTCCGCACGCCTGA
- a CDS encoding GNAT family N-acetyltransferase encodes MSEIEIRRASEDDLPAIVAMLADDPLGATRETPDDLAPYRTAYERLAADPHQHLVVAVRDDRPVGTLQLTVVPGLSRRGSSRSIIEAVRIHSDERGNGLGTRLIEWAVDESRALGCRLVQLTSDATRIDAHRFYERLGFEASHLGFKLQL; translated from the coding sequence ATGAGCGAAATCGAGATCCGCCGGGCGAGTGAGGACGACCTTCCCGCCATCGTCGCGATGCTGGCCGACGACCCGCTGGGCGCCACCCGCGAGACACCGGACGACCTGGCCCCGTACCGCACGGCGTACGAGCGGCTGGCCGCCGACCCCCACCAGCACCTGGTCGTCGCGGTCCGCGATGACCGGCCGGTGGGGACACTCCAGCTCACGGTCGTTCCGGGGCTGTCCCGGCGCGGCAGCAGCCGTTCGATCATCGAAGCGGTACGCATCCACTCCGACGAGCGCGGCAACGGCCTCGGCACTCGCCTGATCGAGTGGGCGGTCGACGAGTCGCGCGCCCTCGGCTGCCGACTGGTACAGCTCACCTCCGACGCGACGCGCATCGACGCGCACCGCTTTTACGAGCGCCTCGGCTTCGAGGCTTCTCACCTGGGTTTCAAGCTGCAGCTCTGA
- a CDS encoding TetR/AcrR family transcriptional regulator — MASEELAPARADARRNRALVLQAARSAFEEQGLGVPLGEIARRAGVGAGTVYRHFPSKDALFRATVADRVRLFTDTARDLADAEDPVSVFFRFLASVIRLASRNKALCDALEAAGEGAYEPSPQAVRDFGEALEVLLVRAQEAGGVRKDVDLDDVRELLVGCLSMERRRASSGAPQGRMAALMCDGLRERKGVTKLPRQAPGRNETLCVECGGPVPPARTGRPARYCGGACRQKAHRARARTRMRNGSDRSG, encoded by the coding sequence GTGGCGAGCGAAGAGCTCGCGCCTGCGCGGGCGGACGCGCGGCGAAACAGAGCGCTGGTGCTGCAGGCGGCTCGATCGGCCTTCGAGGAGCAGGGGTTGGGGGTGCCGCTCGGGGAGATCGCGCGGCGTGCCGGTGTGGGCGCAGGTACCGTCTACCGTCATTTCCCGTCGAAAGATGCCCTGTTCAGGGCCACGGTCGCCGACCGGGTGCGGCTCTTCACCGATACCGCACGGGACTTGGCGGACGCCGAAGACCCGGTAAGCGTCTTCTTTCGGTTCCTCGCGTCGGTGATACGCCTCGCCTCGCGGAACAAGGCGCTGTGCGATGCGCTGGAGGCTGCCGGCGAGGGTGCTTATGAACCTTCTCCGCAGGCCGTGCGGGACTTCGGCGAAGCGCTGGAGGTATTGCTCGTGCGTGCCCAAGAGGCCGGTGGCGTAAGGAAAGACGTCGATCTGGACGATGTTCGGGAGCTTCTGGTCGGGTGCCTGTCGATGGAGCGGCGTCGTGCTTCGTCGGGGGCGCCGCAGGGCCGTATGGCGGCTTTGATGTGTGATGGGCTGCGTGAGCGCAAGGGTGTTACGAAACTGCCTCGACAGGCGCCGGGGCGTAACGAAACGCTGTGTGTGGAGTGTGGTGGGCCAGTTCCCCCGGCTCGTACGGGGCGGCCTGCCAGGTACTGCGGTGGCGCGTGTCGGCAGAAGGCGCACCGGGCCAGGGCCCGCACGCGTATGCGTAACGGAAGTGATCGGAGCGGCTGA